A DNA window from Flavisolibacter ginsenosidimutans contains the following coding sequences:
- a CDS encoding pyridoxal phosphate-dependent aminotransferase has translation MELSSLLNRFSEPETLRMAKLGRELRAKGLDIVDLSLGEPDFDTPEHIKEAAKKAIDDNWSHYTPVAGFLDLREAVCHKLQRDNNLQYKPENIVVSTGAKQSLANAVLSLVDTDDEVIIPTPFWVTYSALVQLAGGKVKLIKTELENGYKITPEELEAAITARTKLFMFSSPCNPSGAVYNGEELNALAEVFSRHPQVAIISDEIYEYINYSGRHYSIAGHEELKDRVIIINGLSKGFAMTGWRLGYMAAPVEIAKACDKLQGQFTSGTNAVTQRAAITALTAPLDATHKMVEEFVKRRKRVMELMHGIEGFRFAEPDGAFYAFPCVDSYFGKKDGDDLIRNADDLSMYLLNKGHVSTVTGAAFGDDHCIRISFANSLPNIEKGFERIKTALERLK, from the coding sequence ATGGAACTATCTTCTTTACTAAACCGTTTTAGCGAACCCGAAACCCTGCGCATGGCCAAACTGGGCCGCGAACTTCGGGCAAAAGGATTGGACATTGTTGACCTTAGTTTGGGCGAACCTGATTTTGATACTCCGGAACACATTAAAGAAGCCGCTAAAAAAGCCATTGACGACAATTGGAGCCACTATACGCCGGTAGCGGGCTTTCTTGATCTTCGCGAAGCAGTCTGTCACAAGCTGCAACGCGACAACAATCTTCAGTATAAACCGGAGAATATCGTTGTTTCCACAGGGGCAAAACAAAGCCTTGCCAATGCGGTTCTGAGCCTTGTGGACACGGACGATGAAGTGATCATTCCCACGCCTTTCTGGGTTACGTATTCTGCGCTTGTGCAATTGGCGGGCGGGAAAGTAAAGCTGATTAAGACCGAGCTGGAAAACGGCTATAAAATAACTCCCGAAGAACTGGAGGCGGCCATCACCGCCAGAACAAAACTATTTATGTTTTCCTCGCCCTGCAATCCAAGCGGCGCGGTTTACAACGGTGAAGAATTAAACGCTTTGGCAGAAGTGTTCAGCCGTCATCCACAGGTGGCTATCATCTCCGATGAGATTTACGAATACATCAATTATTCAGGCCGGCATTACAGCATTGCCGGGCACGAAGAATTGAAAGACCGTGTCATTATCATAAACGGTTTAAGTAAGGGTTTTGCCATGACCGGCTGGCGGCTTGGTTACATGGCCGCGCCGGTGGAGATTGCAAAGGCTTGCGATAAGTTGCAAGGACAATTTACATCGGGCACAAACGCCGTTACGCAACGTGCGGCCATCACCGCATTAACCGCACCGCTTGACGCAACGCACAAAATGGTTGAAGAGTTTGTGAAAAGAAGAAAGCGGGTGATGGAATTGATGCATGGCATTGAAGGCTTCCGGTTTGCCGAACCTGACGGTGCTTTCTATGCCTTTCCCTGCGTTGATTCTTATTTCGGCAAAAAAGACGGCGACGACCTTATCCGAAATGCCGATGATCTTTCAATGTACCTGTTGAACAAAGGCCACGTGTCAACTGTTACGGGTGCTGCGTTTGGTGACGATCATTGCATCCGCATTTCTTTTGCCAACAGTTTACCCAATATTGAGAAGGGCTTTGAGCGAATTAAGACCGCGTTGGAAAGGCTGAAATAG
- the secDF gene encoding protein translocase subunit SecDF has protein sequence MQLKGLIRFFTILLIIYSVYELSFTWVVRGHEKKMEAKAKQFVNLNYASADQATKDQAYKDRLRRLLDSTKDENIHFGVTGPISYQKAKEEELNLGLDLQGGINVTLEVELQGLIRSMANNSKDANFLKALQNAEARKANSSADYVSLFVEEYKKVAGADAPLAPLFAAASAGKIGPKDSDDKVIAAIRTEANDAFERTLHVLTTRIDQFGVAQPNINPNKDKGIITVELSGVNDESDVERVRKLLQSSANLQFWLTYKFEEYAAALDQAGKALALEQSGGTKAITSATDTTGKKAGLDSTTKKNDSNAVAKANADTAGGMNPLAKLIKSTRHGLGFSVNDTAIVREYLNSDAVRRTFVQAGLADAQFAFGIPARGENGKLENTVPLYVLKTNNTDKAPMEGDVIVDARQGFDQMSNNPNVNMETNAIGNTKWERLTKISYDEKRPIAIVLDNVVLSAPTANNGPITGGRTEITGDFSLQEAQDLANLLKAGKFAAPAKIVQSQVVGPTLGANAIHGGFLAFGISFLVIFLLMLIYYNTAGWVANIALILNLLFTIGVLTGLGATLTAPGIAGLVLTIGMAVDTNVIIYERIKEELTKGKGYIPAVNEGYKRSLPPVLDAHVTTLLTAIILFSFGLGPVRGFATTQIIGILLSLFCGILVSRWVTNWFTDKKRHLEYFTPISRRILKHPTYKFIQYRKIAYGISVVVLILGIASIFNGFHQGVEFKGGRTFIVRFNEPMTGKVEGVRQDLEKAFGDSSSLVIKTIGASNQLDITTSYQIDNTSQAADSIVAAKLLQGLGKYIPATTSYQQFMQNNIVGKTTVLPTISDDLKSGAKWATFWSLVIIALYIFIRFRDWRYSLGTIFSLLHDVLVTLAVFSFLKNVVPFPLELDQHFIAAVLTVIGFSMNDTVIVFDRIREYSRQMVGASKETVINKAINDTLSRTIMTSLTVFLTILILFLVGGEVTKGFAFAMLIGVITGTYSSIFVAAPILVDLGGKRALGSDEPKAPEKTVTKAKTQKV, from the coding sequence ATGCAATTGAAAGGCCTCATCCGCTTTTTTACGATTCTGCTGATTATCTACTCCGTCTATGAGCTTTCTTTTACGTGGGTGGTTCGTGGCCACGAGAAAAAAATGGAGGCCAAAGCCAAACAGTTTGTGAACCTGAATTATGCCAGTGCCGATCAGGCCACCAAAGACCAGGCTTACAAAGACCGCCTCCGCCGCTTGCTCGACAGCACCAAGGATGAAAACATTCACTTTGGCGTTACAGGGCCTATCTCCTACCAAAAAGCAAAAGAAGAAGAGTTGAATCTCGGTCTCGATCTTCAGGGCGGTATTAACGTAACGCTGGAGGTAGAATTACAAGGGCTGATTCGCTCAATGGCCAACAACAGCAAAGACGCCAACTTTTTAAAGGCTCTTCAAAACGCCGAAGCCCGCAAGGCCAACAGCAGTGCCGATTATGTTTCCTTGTTTGTAGAAGAATATAAAAAAGTGGCCGGTGCCGATGCGCCGCTTGCGCCACTTTTTGCCGCAGCAAGTGCCGGTAAAATCGGGCCTAAAGACAGTGATGACAAAGTGATTGCTGCTATCCGCACCGAGGCAAACGACGCCTTCGAACGTACGCTTCACGTATTGACTACGCGTATTGACCAATTTGGCGTAGCGCAACCCAACATCAACCCAAACAAAGACAAAGGCATTATTACCGTTGAACTTTCTGGCGTAAACGACGAAAGCGACGTTGAGCGGGTACGCAAACTTTTGCAATCTTCGGCCAACCTTCAATTTTGGTTAACGTACAAGTTTGAAGAGTACGCTGCGGCTCTTGACCAGGCAGGGAAAGCATTGGCTTTAGAACAATCCGGTGGTACCAAAGCAATAACGTCCGCTACCGATACAACCGGAAAGAAGGCAGGTCTTGATTCAACAACGAAGAAGAATGATTCCAACGCCGTCGCTAAGGCTAATGCTGACACGGCAGGCGGCATGAATCCACTTGCCAAATTAATTAAGTCTACGCGGCACGGACTGGGCTTTTCCGTTAACGATACGGCCATTGTTCGCGAATACCTTAACAGCGATGCCGTCCGCCGCACCTTCGTTCAGGCGGGTTTGGCCGACGCGCAGTTTGCCTTTGGCATTCCGGCCCGTGGTGAAAACGGCAAATTGGAAAATACCGTTCCTCTTTACGTTTTAAAAACGAACAATACAGACAAGGCGCCAATGGAAGGCGACGTAATTGTGGATGCACGCCAGGGCTTTGACCAGATGAGCAACAACCCGAACGTGAACATGGAAACCAATGCCATTGGTAATACGAAATGGGAGAGGTTGACGAAAATTTCTTACGACGAAAAACGACCCATCGCCATTGTGCTGGATAACGTTGTTTTATCTGCGCCTACGGCCAACAACGGTCCCATTACCGGTGGCCGTACGGAAATCACGGGTGATTTTTCCTTGCAGGAAGCACAAGATCTGGCCAACCTTTTGAAAGCGGGCAAGTTTGCCGCACCGGCCAAGATTGTGCAATCGCAAGTGGTTGGTCCGACGCTTGGCGCTAACGCCATTCACGGTGGTTTCCTAGCCTTTGGAATTTCTTTCCTTGTCATCTTCTTGCTGATGTTGATTTACTACAACACTGCCGGATGGGTAGCCAATATTGCTTTGATCTTAAACTTGCTTTTCACCATTGGTGTATTGACTGGTTTAGGCGCAACACTGACGGCTCCGGGTATCGCCGGTTTGGTACTGACTATCGGTATGGCGGTTGACACCAACGTAATTATTTACGAACGCATAAAGGAAGAACTCACCAAGGGCAAAGGTTATATTCCCGCGGTGAACGAAGGCTATAAACGTTCGCTGCCGCCGGTACTGGACGCACACGTAACCACCTTGCTCACAGCCATCATTCTCTTCTCGTTCGGCCTGGGTCCGGTAAGAGGTTTTGCAACGACGCAAATCATCGGTATTCTCCTCTCCCTGTTCTGCGGCATTCTTGTTAGCCGTTGGGTGACCAATTGGTTTACTGATAAAAAGCGCCATCTTGAGTATTTCACGCCCATCTCCCGCCGCATTCTGAAGCACCCTACGTACAAATTCATCCAGTACCGCAAGATTGCTTACGGCATTTCAGTAGTGGTGCTGATTTTGGGTATCGCTTCCATCTTTAACGGCTTCCATCAGGGCGTAGAATTTAAAGGCGGCCGCACCTTTATTGTGCGTTTCAACGAGCCGATGACAGGCAAGGTTGAAGGTGTGCGCCAGGATCTTGAAAAAGCCTTCGGCGATTCATCGAGCCTCGTGATCAAAACCATCGGTGCCAGTAACCAATTGGACATTACGACATCTTACCAGATTGACAACACTTCTCAAGCGGCGGATTCTATCGTAGCCGCGAAACTGTTGCAAGGCCTTGGAAAATACATTCCCGCAACAACGAGCTACCAACAGTTTATGCAAAACAACATAGTGGGTAAAACCACGGTGTTGCCAACCATTTCAGATGACCTGAAAAGCGGTGCGAAATGGGCTACCTTCTGGAGCCTTGTCATCATTGCGCTGTATATCTTTATTCGCTTCCGCGACTGGCGTTATTCACTCGGTACAATCTTTTCCTTGTTGCACGACGTATTGGTAACGTTGGCGGTGTTCTCTTTCTTAAAGAACGTGGTGCCCTTCCCGCTCGAACTTGACCAGCACTTCATTGCAGCCGTGTTAACTGTAATTGGTTTTTCGATGAACGATACTGTTATCGTATTTGACCGGATTCGCGAGTACAGCCGGCAGATGGTAGGTGCGTCGAAAGAAACGGTGATCAATAAAGCCATCAACGACACGTTGAGCCGTACCATTATGACCTCGTTGACGGTTTTCCTGACCATCTTGATTCTGTTCTTAGTGGGCGGCGAAGTCACCAAAGGTTTTGCCTTTGCCATGTTGATTGGTGTAATTACGGGTACGTATTCGTCTATCTTCGTGGCTGCGCCGATTTTGGTTGACTTGGGTGGCAAACGGGCCTTGGGCAGCGACGAACCAAAAGCACCCGAAAAGACGGTAACAAAAGCAAAAACACAAAAGGTTTAA
- a CDS encoding universal stress protein — protein MTVIVPVDFSAQSINAASFASKMLTGIYGADLVLYHLYLNESEEKDVIENLQKIKDALLGSSIVKIRCLAEKGNGLVYYLTRLINKEDASLVVMSVSDRVKFFEDSYSLQMMAQGSCPVMVIPYGYFYNDVKTVALASDFKDVDKTIPLNKVKKVLDIFRPQLHIVHVNPKIYVTLNDELQDQRNQLAEMFNDYHPEFHFITTNNFAESLDQFISDKEVDLVLTFPRKHSYLSTLIKGTNTQKLVYKNAVPVLAAHE, from the coding sequence ATGACCGTCATTGTACCGGTTGACTTCTCCGCACAGTCCATCAACGCCGCTTCTTTTGCGTCCAAAATGCTCACCGGCATTTACGGCGCTGACCTCGTTCTGTATCATTTATATCTTAATGAGAGCGAGGAAAAAGACGTGATTGAAAATTTGCAAAAAATCAAAGACGCCCTGCTGGGAAGCAGCATCGTCAAAATCCGTTGCCTTGCCGAAAAAGGCAATGGCCTTGTTTATTATTTAACGCGGCTGATTAACAAGGAAGATGCAAGTCTTGTTGTTATGTCGGTAAGCGACCGGGTGAAATTTTTTGAAGACAGTTATTCCTTGCAGATGATGGCGCAGGGTTCCTGCCCGGTAATGGTAATTCCTTACGGCTATTTTTACAACGACGTAAAAACAGTGGCTCTTGCGTCGGACTTTAAAGACGTGGACAAAACCATTCCGCTAAACAAGGTGAAGAAAGTGCTGGACATCTTTCGCCCGCAATTGCACATTGTACACGTAAACCCCAAAATTTACGTTACGTTGAACGACGAATTACAGGATCAACGCAACCAACTGGCGGAAATGTTCAACGACTATCATCCCGAATTTCATTTTATTACCACTAACAACTTTGCCGAAAGTCTTGATCAATTCATAAGTGATAAAGAGGTTGATCTTGTATTAACCTTTCCCCGAAAGCACAGTTATTTAAGTACGCTGATCAAAGGCACCAATACGCAAAAGCTGGTGTACAAAAATGCCGTACCGGTATTGGCAGCGCACGAGTAA
- the smc gene encoding chromosome segregation protein SMC, which translates to MRLKSLEIKGFKSFADKTQVNFDENITGIVGPNGCGKSNIVDSIRWVIGEQKISHLRSENLESLVFNGSKTRSASGLAEVSLTFENTRNLLPTEFNTVTITRKFYKNGESEYRLNDVQCRLKDIQNLFMDTGVSTDSYAIIELGMVDDLIKDKDNSRRRMLEQAAGISIYKTRKKEAKQKLDATEQDLARIEDLLFEINNQLKSLENQAKKAQKYYEIKKEYREVSIELAKAALEGFNLTYKELNEKHEEETDKRIALEAEIATEEASLEGERVGFIEKEQELHTLQQSFNDLVQNLRTKENEKNLATQRLQYLREREENLSAFLNKAEGQITGLEESISFTQKQITDESEVLQNLAKQLEEFRSQVDAKRSVVDERRTVLNNLRTSHQQVQRSQFDAEKKVAVADTSIQNLQRTIWHLEEDKANREDQIASLQTAKEEKAESLASKQTDLEQLQQHHNNTKEQILQTQSVLERLRSELAVETRKLDAKKNEHDLLKSLIDSMEGYPESVKFLHNNKNWNHTAPILSDIIYVKEEYRAALENVLEPYLNYYVVNNLLEGLQAVHLLDEAKKGKANFFLLDKVQNQDSREETDLSGNGHTPEGTIPAMNVIEVEDAYRPLAEKLLGNVFIADDEAALESSNGAVVLERHGKYVKGQYTLKGGSVGLFEGKKIGRAKNLEKLRGDIAAQQIIVDDLSAQIQARHNEVIAFNADLKEAAIKQTEREIQQANNELYGLQNKLENLQHSQATAQNRIEELGEQLENTTLSIQNVRTELTDLNESLAQFAADLQGAEEGYRAVELEYNEVNAQYNNLNLQLTREQSKINSLKQELQFKSNQLNDLRVQVETNTAQLKQTAENILQSEEDLSAVEEGLHELMRRRQNEEQTLNEADQAYYNLRNQLSAKESELRHKVKEKENIEHLLAAIKDKLNDLKLQLAGTKERLNVEFKIAIEDILDEARTSETALEDLQEKADKMKKRLENFGEVNPTAIEAFEEMRKRYEFIVEQKNDLVDAKQSLMQTIAEVESTANQKFLDTFNQVRENFIRVFKTLFTDDDQCDLVLENPDNLPETGIDIMAKPKGKRPSSITQLSGGERTLTATALLFAIYLIKPAPFCILDEVDAPLDDANVSKFTNMIREFSNNSQFIIVTHNKTTMSAVDVIYGVTMQEPGVSRLVPVDFRSLN; encoded by the coding sequence TTGCGATTAAAATCTTTGGAGATAAAAGGCTTTAAAAGTTTTGCCGACAAAACACAGGTGAATTTCGACGAGAACATCACCGGCATTGTGGGCCCGAACGGTTGCGGCAAAAGCAACATCGTGGACAGCATTCGCTGGGTGATTGGCGAACAGAAAATTTCGCACTTGCGTTCCGAAAATTTAGAAAGTCTGGTGTTCAACGGCTCCAAAACCCGCAGTGCCAGCGGTTTGGCCGAAGTGAGTCTGACCTTTGAAAACACGCGGAACCTTTTGCCCACGGAATTCAACACCGTGACCATTACCCGCAAGTTTTATAAAAACGGTGAAAGCGAATACCGCCTCAACGACGTGCAATGCCGCCTGAAGGACATACAGAATTTGTTTATGGATACCGGCGTTTCCACCGACAGTTACGCCATCATTGAATTGGGCATGGTGGACGATCTGATTAAAGACAAGGACAACAGCCGCCGCCGCATGTTGGAACAAGCCGCGGGCATCTCCATTTACAAAACAAGAAAGAAAGAGGCAAAGCAAAAACTTGATGCCACCGAACAAGATTTAGCCCGCATCGAAGACTTGCTTTTTGAAATCAACAACCAATTAAAATCCTTAGAGAACCAGGCGAAAAAAGCGCAGAAATATTACGAGATAAAAAAAGAATACCGCGAAGTCAGCATTGAATTGGCAAAGGCGGCACTCGAAGGCTTTAATCTCACGTACAAAGAACTGAACGAAAAGCACGAAGAAGAAACCGACAAGCGCATTGCTCTGGAAGCAGAGATTGCTACCGAAGAAGCATCCCTTGAAGGCGAACGGGTTGGTTTCATTGAAAAGGAACAGGAACTTCACACCTTGCAACAATCGTTTAACGACCTCGTGCAAAACCTTCGTACGAAAGAAAACGAAAAAAATCTTGCTACCCAACGTTTACAATACCTGCGCGAACGCGAAGAAAATCTCTCAGCCTTTCTGAACAAGGCCGAAGGCCAAATCACCGGTCTTGAGGAAAGCATTTCGTTCACACAGAAGCAAATCACTGACGAAAGTGAAGTGTTGCAAAACCTCGCGAAGCAACTGGAGGAATTCCGGTCCCAGGTGGACGCGAAACGAAGCGTGGTGGACGAAAGACGCACAGTGCTGAACAACCTCCGCACCTCGCATCAGCAAGTGCAGCGCAGCCAGTTTGACGCGGAAAAAAAAGTGGCGGTGGCCGATACGTCCATTCAAAACCTGCAACGCACCATCTGGCATTTGGAAGAAGACAAGGCGAACAGAGAAGACCAGATTGCAAGCCTGCAAACGGCCAAAGAAGAAAAGGCAGAAAGCCTCGCATCCAAACAAACCGATTTGGAGCAATTGCAACAGCACCACAACAATACCAAAGAGCAGATTTTGCAAACGCAGTCAGTATTGGAAAGATTGCGTTCCGAACTGGCAGTCGAAACAAGGAAACTTGACGCGAAAAAGAACGAACACGATCTTTTAAAAAGCCTCATTGATTCAATGGAAGGCTATCCGGAAAGCGTGAAGTTTTTGCACAACAATAAAAACTGGAACCACACGGCGCCCATTCTCTCCGACATCATTTACGTGAAGGAAGAATACCGTGCGGCGCTTGAAAACGTGCTGGAACCTTACCTGAATTATTACGTAGTGAACAACCTGCTGGAAGGTTTGCAGGCGGTTCATTTGTTGGACGAAGCAAAAAAAGGCAAGGCTAACTTTTTCCTGTTGGACAAAGTGCAGAACCAGGATTCGCGGGAAGAAACGGATTTATCAGGAAACGGTCACACGCCTGAAGGGACAATTCCTGCAATGAATGTGATTGAAGTAGAAGACGCCTATCGTCCGTTGGCCGAAAAACTCTTGGGCAATGTTTTCATTGCTGATGACGAAGCGGCTTTGGAAAGCAGCAACGGCGCGGTGGTTTTGGAACGCCACGGCAAATACGTAAAAGGACAATACACGTTGAAAGGCGGAAGCGTCGGACTGTTTGAAGGAAAGAAAATTGGCCGCGCAAAGAATCTTGAAAAACTTCGCGGCGACATTGCGGCGCAGCAAATAATTGTGGACGATTTGTCTGCGCAAATTCAGGCACGCCACAACGAAGTGATTGCTTTTAATGCCGATTTGAAAGAAGCGGCCATCAAGCAAACCGAAAGAGAAATTCAACAGGCCAATAATGAATTGTACGGCTTGCAAAACAAGCTCGAAAACCTGCAACATTCGCAGGCCACCGCGCAAAACCGCATCGAAGAATTAGGTGAGCAATTGGAAAACACAACGCTTTCCATTCAGAACGTTCGAACCGAATTGACGGACTTGAACGAATCACTAGCACAGTTTGCAGCGGATTTGCAAGGTGCTGAAGAAGGCTACCGCGCTGTAGAACTTGAGTACAACGAAGTCAATGCGCAGTACAACAATTTGAACCTGCAGCTTACCCGCGAACAAAGCAAGATCAATTCACTGAAACAGGAACTTCAGTTCAAGAGCAATCAATTGAACGATCTGCGTGTGCAAGTGGAAACAAACACCGCGCAGTTAAAGCAAACGGCCGAAAACATTTTGCAATCGGAAGAAGATTTGTCAGCCGTTGAAGAAGGATTGCACGAACTGATGCGCCGCCGTCAAAACGAAGAACAAACGTTGAACGAAGCCGATCAAGCTTATTATAACCTTCGCAACCAACTCAGTGCAAAAGAAAGCGAGTTGCGGCACAAGGTGAAAGAAAAGGAAAACATCGAGCATTTGCTTGCCGCCATCAAAGACAAGCTGAATGATTTAAAACTTCAATTGGCGGGCACGAAAGAACGCCTGAACGTAGAATTTAAAATTGCCATCGAAGACATTCTCGACGAAGCACGAACCTCGGAAACAGCGCTAGAAGATTTGCAGGAGAAGGCCGACAAAATGAAGAAGCGTTTGGAGAATTTTGGCGAAGTGAATCCCACGGCCATCGAAGCCTTTGAAGAAATGCGCAAGCGTTACGAATTCATCGTGGAGCAAAAGAACGATCTCGTGGACGCGAAGCAAAGCCTGATGCAAACCATTGCCGAAGTGGAAAGCACGGCCAACCAAAAATTTCTCGATACGTTTAACCAGGTGCGGGAAAACTTCATCCGTGTTTTTAAAACCTTGTTCACCGACGACGATCAGTGCGACCTTGTTTTGGAAAATCCAGACAATTTACCCGAAACCGGCATTGACATCATGGCAAAGCCAAAAGGAAAGCGGCCAAGTTCTATCACGCAGTTGAGTGGTGGCGAAAGAACCTTAACAGCCACTGCCCTGCTCTTTGCCATTTATCTCATCAAGCCTGCGCCGTTTTGTATTTTGGATGAAGTGGATGCGCCGCTCGACGACGCCAACGTAAGCAAGTTCACCAACATGATCCGCGAGTTTTCGAACAACTCGCAGTTCATCATCGTTACGCACAACAAAACCACCATGAGCGCTGTGGACGTGATTTACGGTGTTACCATGCAGGAACCCGGCGTAAGCCGCTTGGTGCCGGTGGATTTCCGGAGCTTGAATTAA
- a CDS encoding GNAT family N-acetyltransferase produces MQALKITYLQRRDVNDEKWNACIASSVNGLIYAYSFYLDAMTDNWDALVLGDYEAVMPLPWRKKWGITYLYYPFLTAQLGVFSKELSVDIFEDFLNAVPKKFEFWDISFNQQNLFAVKGYPLYERSNYVLSLNKTYEDLYKAYRENVRRNVKKSLRYGCCVKTDVLIDEIIALAKLQAQKATEKGLENFKNLFALLDEKGMAKTYGVVSQKDELLASAVFLFSNNRAYYILVGNHPNGRTLGASHALIDAFIKDHAGQDLLLDFEGSDVRNLQFFYSSFGAKEEKYAAIKLNRLPWWVRLVKQDAY; encoded by the coding sequence ATGCAGGCGTTAAAGATTACATACCTGCAGCGCCGCGACGTGAACGATGAAAAATGGAACGCCTGTATTGCGTCTTCAGTCAACGGATTGATTTATGCGTACAGTTTCTACCTTGATGCGATGACGGATAACTGGGATGCGCTGGTGCTTGGTGATTACGAAGCGGTCATGCCTTTGCCCTGGCGAAAAAAATGGGGCATTACCTATTTGTATTATCCTTTTTTAACGGCGCAGTTGGGCGTGTTCAGTAAGGAATTGAGCGTAGATATTTTTGAAGATTTTTTAAATGCCGTTCCGAAAAAATTTGAGTTCTGGGATATTTCTTTCAACCAGCAAAACCTTTTTGCGGTAAAAGGCTACCCGCTTTACGAACGGAGCAATTACGTCCTCTCGCTAAATAAAACGTATGAGGATTTGTACAAAGCATACCGCGAGAACGTTCGCCGTAATGTCAAAAAAAGTTTGCGTTATGGTTGTTGTGTTAAGACGGATGTTTTGATTGACGAAATTATTGCGCTGGCGAAACTCCAGGCGCAAAAGGCTACGGAGAAGGGTCTTGAAAACTTCAAAAATTTGTTTGCACTCTTGGATGAAAAAGGCATGGCGAAAACGTACGGCGTGGTTTCGCAAAAGGACGAACTCCTTGCTTCAGCCGTTTTTCTTTTCTCAAACAACAGGGCTTATTATATCCTTGTAGGCAATCATCCGAACGGCCGCACACTCGGCGCTTCTCATGCCTTGATAGATGCTTTCATTAAAGACCATGCGGGACAAGATTTGTTGCTCGATTTTGAGGGCAGCGACGTCCGCAACCTGCAGTTTTTTTACAGCTCGTTTGGTGCGAAGGAAGAAAAATACGCAGCCATAAAATTGAACCGTTTGCCGTGGTGGGTAAGGCTGGTGAAGCAAGATGCTTATTAA